Genomic DNA from Cydia strobilella chromosome 19, ilCydStro3.1, whole genome shotgun sequence:
ggtcgcgtactgtgcggtttaagaggaatttcctcccgcgtacgcttcggctgtggaatgagctccctgccgaggttttccctaggggctacagtatggggttcttcaaaaaaggagtgtacaggtttttaaagggtcggcaacgcgcgtgtaatatctccggtgttgcaggcgtccataggctacggtaactgcttaccatcaggcgggccgtatgcttgattgccaccgacgtggtattaaaaaaaaacgatagaaAAAAGGCGGACTTTGATGACATATATGGCTCTCATGCAGCTCTTTTTTCTCATAAGCGCCTTCCGTCATCGGAAGGGCGCTTCGCTATGCATACGCTTTGCGTATGCATAATGTTTGTTTTAGTGTACGTGACCGCTAAAACCGGCGCCCGCgacccgcggcctgactacctACGCGAATGTACCTATAGGGTCCGATATCGGATCCGGCAATGTGAAAACGTTATTATgtcgaccgggatatggaccgtgctTACCTTATGTattcttttgtttttgtagtctagtaaaactaaccgtgaatcattcttCTGCAAATTCTTCATTTATCCGTTATACTCGTAATacttatttcaatttttaatgCCTTTTACCACGTTGCCCAAAAGGGAAGACCCTTTTACCATTTAATTCGGGATCATCGTGTTTTAAGTAGAAACGACAACTTTCAATATTAAAGAAGTTTTCGTTCTGTCGAAGCCAAGAGCATTTTTTAGGTGTTTTCCTTTTAATAaagcttattttttaaataggtacttgttATAATGCTATTGACGTATGAAATATAACTTACAACATTTTATAAGGTATGTCGTGAGACTTGTGAGATGGTTATTGATTCGATCGCTGACTGTACACAGCCCGATTGCTTTCCCGATTCAACCAATATTGATATAACGTTAATGAAATAGTCCCATTCCGGGCAGCAGTATGAAtgtttaattacctatataaagCACTTGGAGAATTCGCCGTTTTTTATGTGGCACTCGCAGGGAAAAAGGAATTTCATTAGCACGTAAAACGACTATAAACGAACCTCGGCGCAAAACAACAGGCcatttcgaacgtacactgacatgcTATTTAAATCATGTTAGCATATGcctttcgctcgtacttgtccgtacatgtattgacgCGCGAGACGCAcggtaactaaataacatgattcaaatatgattctgatgtcagtgtacgttcgaataaGCCCAAGTCGGTGATAAAGATTGTTCGGTTCATTACAAAGTTGCGTATCTGTCTTACCTagccatcgcccacactgttctGTTCCTCATGGACCTTATGCCTATTGTAATAAGGGCCACTGATGTACCTACAGTtaggagtgttgctgtttgtatttGTACGTGGCTGGTTAGTAAAGGCTTTTGACTACATTGTAGTTATTTCCTTCTAGTTTGTTTATTTAACAAAGAACTTAAACAATGTAATATTACATAAGTAAAACTAATGTACAGTgctgttttaaattatttccacTTTCTTCATTTTGTGCATCTTAACTATAATTTGTATAGGGACAAGCGTTTTCagcatcattatcatcatggaTGCTTAGAGTGTTAAGAACAGTTGTAATGTTGTTAGGTTACAAGCTTAGACCATGTTTTCATCTTCTTATCGTGTGAAGGGatcataactaaataatattttgccaataCCTTGCCACCTCTAACCCCCGGGGGGTAGCTCTTATGAGGTCTTCTGTAGTGCACGTAGTTGGACATAGGGAACACTGCATCATATGTTGCGTTGTTTGTAGGTCGCCACATTTCGCATAGTACATCACTTTGTCCCGGGTTGGTTCCCCAGAAGGTTGTCTTTGGATCGGCCCACTCCTGATCTTAATCTATTTAAACACTTCCAGGTCACCCATTTTTCTCTTGcgcgaggggggggggggggggtcttcATTGAGCTGCGATTTCCATGCTACAAGACGGGCCTAGACCACCATGTAATGTGTGATAAATACTTAGTGACGGGTTTAGGTGTACACCTAAGCACAACTTGCTACCCAAGATTTAGGCAATCTTTTGCCACATTTCCGAGCAGTGGCgtgaaatatatttgtttttcagTGTGATAGAATTATCGAAGTATTTATTTTCATCTGTGAATTAAATTTTACGTTTATTCGTTGTTTTCGTTCTCTTATAAAGTAGTAATATTATCCCCCTATTTGTTTTGATTAGGTTCGCCTTTCGTTGAGATAGTTAGTGCCTTGAGGCTATTTGGATTAAATTAAATGGCAACAATAAACTTATAAAGGAAGGAATAGATTACCAATaacaaatgtttcttgtttttatttaataagtggGCCAATTGACGTCTGTTTAAATCgctttgttatttaaattgtaattttacgaGTATAGGGGTATTTGAACCAATAGCATTGAAGCAACGGGGTATTCGAATTGTACACCTATGATCGACGAATAaatcatttgtttttttgtttgtctGAAATGCTCACTGTTTGACtaactattattataatgttgcatgaaaatgtttttggtgggatacttttcttgccatacaaatttcccTCGTTTATTTACACCATTGCTGCAAATGTCAGTTTGGCGATTGCGTGTCACTGTATGAAttcacaatttatttaataattacacaGAAACAACAaattgatagaaaaaaaaactataaattttaaactattgCTTACTCGTATAAGCTATATTTGATGCGAGCCTAGTGAATTTATCATATCTGTATCACGCCATCTCAATGAAACATTTTAGAAATCCAAATCTCACTGTACCTAGGAGGTTTAGTTTACATGCTTTCGCCTTTGTAATTCTATGCCTTAAGCCTGTAACTTAAGCTGAAACTACGAGCAAGTAGAAATCTAATTCCCGGAATTCCTGTTACATCTTCGTTAAGACGACTAGAGCTAATACGCTCTCATTAAGGCGGTACCGtcggtacagtcgaaggcaaaaagaAGACTTTTGGACCAATTACCgacttaatacaatataaataatttattcgtaagcaTAAACACAGAAGCGAAAATTATACAAATCGAAAACCATAGAAAACACGGTTCTTAATAACGATTGTAACGGACCGCTatcattgataaaataatgtaacTAGACCGTTTAATTAGAAGGCAAATAATTTCTAAAGTCTAGCCATCCGGAAAGAGTTATTGGAATCCTACAAAGGTTAGAGGCTTTGACGATAAATTCGGTCGGCGACGAAGATTCTTGTACCAGAAATAATTAGTTATatatctttacagtacatatggtgctactttctcgcactagtgcgtcaaatagcacttttcgtgcatatgtcgaaagtttaaagggccatatgtactgtaaaacgttgtacgatacacgtgcgaataggtaattcgcaactcgtgtcgatttaaaaaactccctgcggtcgtgttttaatttatcgccactcgtttcgaatttcctcttttccgcacttgtatcgtaaataactattcattGATGGCTAGGACTGGCTGCCTTAAATATGACCAGTCTAGCGTctactttgtctgcgtggaaccTTTTCGCCTTTTTAAGGAATGATTACTCAGGAATAAATTCGTTGtaggttaagttttattttgattaattgataggatttttttatatttataattttactttttgttttgttaggtgtaaattgtaacatttttttaatcattatgTATTGATCTAATCTtgtatacaagatatatacagtggtactacgtaaacgaaattaataactagcttaaatctaaaataggcccttgaggcattgtaccaaggatgctggcggcatttccccgatgtatcgcaatgctgatacgttgtgcgagaaagccgccagctcttcggtcaccagttacgtcaaccagacgcttcgcgatttctgtaaacaacttatgcgcgctgggaccccatggacctagagtttcaactccaaatggaacgaaatgatactctctaccgaggctcttatatttattacgttttaaaatttcggcgctttccgccgctccgcccgcttttacattagtccgttggaggtgggatggtgccagtgtgtctacgcaggtagcatcccacaccaacatccgtcccaagctccaaggaaccaagatGTATTGTATCTTGTATGTAcgtgaaacaaataaaataggaattatttatatgataaaAAATTATTCTGTCCTTCCCTGCGGGACTTAACGTGGGCGGCAAATGGTGGAAATAAGTAGCGGCGTAAATTAATAGGAATCGTCCAAATGTAATGAAATCAGTTACATTATAGAACAAAATGAAATCATTAAGTCTATGTTATGGTCTCTGATTTATGGCGGGCTTAGGCAAGCCAGAGGCAGAGagtaatattataatatctaaaagaaaaaaaaactgcgcGTCGActtttcgcatttttttattacggTTATAACAGAGGTTTTTCATGATATATACAAGGGCAATATAATTGTATTAGCCAGTGCTGCAATAAACAGtcaaatttaatgtttaatgtAGCTTCATCACTTTTACGACGTCGCGCAGACGCACGGAGTtcgttttatttgcattaagaaCGTTAAACTGCGGTTTATACCTTTGATTAAGTTATGAACTCCGCAACTCCTTTCATGGCGGAATGAAAAGTTTTACTAGCCATTTTACTTTATAATTGCAAATAACTTAGATTACTAGGTATCTCATCATcatgctggacataggcctcccccaaggctcgccactccgaccgatcctgtgccgctcgcaaccaccgaattcccgcgaccttcaccaggtcgtcgctccatcttgttggaggcctaccggcagttcgtcttccggtacgcggacgccactccagaaccttccggccccaccggccatcagttctgcgagcaatgtgccccgcccactgccacttaaggtttgcaattctgcgagctatctcggtgaccctagttctaatgcggatatcatcatttctgactctatcacgcagagaaaccccgagcatagctctctccattgccctttgcgtgaccttgagccttcttatgaggcccattgttagcgcccacgtctcagatccgtatgtcatcactggcaacacacactggtcaaagacttttgacttaagacactgcggcaatttggacgaaaagatactgtggagcttcccaaGATACTAGGTATCTAAATTGCTAAATATAAGGTGCGGTAATAGATTGTTTAGGAATACCAATTTGTCATTAGAAAACGCACAAAATTCTAAATGATTACTTAAGGTTGATATACCTTACGCGTCACGCGTCTACTTATACCTACATTAGGTATTAAAATGTGCTGCCTTTTATTACTAAGAAATTGGTTTGCATTTGtttatggtatttatttatttagagcaagacatcttttaggtaagcatgatccatcctagactgcatcggcacttaccatcaggtgagattgcggtcaagtgcttgcttttttgtaataaaaaaaaagttatatgcACATAACGTATACAGTTCCCGTTACTAAGAAGTAACTCGGCTCCGGCAAAAGCGGTAACCGACAAATTGCTATTTTCCGACCCTTTGTGGCAGTTTGTGGCCGAAACAAAGCGCAGGAGATGCGTTTTCACGGTTCTATTTAACGAAAACTGAAGAAATTTCATGATAATATATCGCTACAGGATGGCTAAAGCTGCGGAAAAATACGTGCAATAAAAGGAAGATGAGATGTAAAAATGGAATGTAAGAATTTATTGGTTTTTGGGTTGCACAAACAACATTGATCATAGTGGTTATCGTGAAAAATAGAGCCTTTAAAGCCGGGTCCAGACGGCTGTAACGTGTAATGTGACGCGAATTCTGCGTGTGGACGGCACTACGAGCACATGTAACGCTCGTGCCGGATCCATTGCTGTCGGTTCTTAGGGCGCGTCCATACACAACTAAAATCTAACATTACACGTTACACCCAACTGGATTTAAATGAAAACTTAGTTAACAAAGTGACTGTAGCAGCGTTGCTGGTGCAGCGTTGTCAATATCCCTTGTTATAATTATTGCGTTAAGGTACCGtttggattcagactacaccagcaCTACTGCTGCAGGACTGCGGCGTGActttactgccgactgcatgacatcagttagattcttttctgatatcagtgtacgttcgaattggcctgttagtaaAAATTTCTGCTTGCTACGCTTGTAAACCTGGATGCGGTACGCGATACCATTTCTACCATAATACTAATTGCAGTTCAAACTGCTGCTGACACCGTAACTTACTactagtaataaaatataattttaagcgtttaattttcttacatAGGCACAAAGTTAATAAATtctcttgtatttgctatatatgtgttgtattgatgtgttgtctgaataaatgatttctattctattctattctaaattgcCAGAAATGGTTAAGCATTTCTGCCTTTTtcggaacattttttttattttttcaaaaaccgcaaTCTGCACGTATgccataataattaaaaataattaaaaaagtacgttccaactattatttattcaataaacacTTACTAAAGCACAAATTTCACAGGTTTACATTAATTAATGCTAAATTGTGAAATCCCCAATTTAGAGGAACGTGGTTGGGTGAGTGAAAGGTATCGTTGCCGGGAagacttagactgatttattaaatcataatcaagtgttaattatacatctctaatctacggcggtacagacattatcttaaccaaagatagatataactccgtaatagatggatacagtctaaggaaaaaacgtgcctcgaaaatcacgaaaatttgattctcgatcagatggcgccactagttttggcctacactcgtatagagggcgttgactgtttcgtttgttatttataattttaacgcataccagtgaaagaatatgggtcaaaatcatataaaaataattaatgcaaataaaaaaatcatttatccatatttaaatacattttatcgtatttttataaatatttatttttagttttaaagtgtgtcgacagatggcagtgaatttactggggttacaaaatttactatgtcagtaccgctctagtataagttactctatgtcttaACCGAATCAGCGCGTGCTCAAACCTATACTACGagtaagttatcgacacgcgccgataatattttgctgaccgccataccCAATTTTGTTCTAACATTTTTGTAAAGACATTCGAGTTTAAGAACATATAATATTaacatttagaatagaatagaataaaataatgtttattccAGCAACACATTATTAGTTACATTACAAAATGCAACGTATAGTAACtaggtatacatatacctacgtaAACGCATTTTTTACGGcgtgaatattgaaaaactagttttttttcatcattttttccATACACTTTGGCCTGCTGCCGTGTGGCCTGTGAGGTTTTTACTCGCGGTGCACTCGCCAAACTTATTTTCGCAATTTGGAAGTTTCTGATTTATTAGAAACATTTGAATCCCACGAGATGCAGAATCGATTGACATCTTCCAAAAAAGTCATGCTTGTAGCTAATTGGAAACTCTCTGGATAACCGTTAGATAACTTTAGATACACAAACATCTATTCTACGATTTACAAATTCTTTGGAGCGCAACGTAGCGATCTCCTCTCCAGGGTGAGCTCGTGTCCGTTAACGGCCTTCATCATGACGTCGATCTTGACTCGGATGTGCGGCGTGTTCCCCCCCTCCACCCTCCCCCTCACGCGGTGGAAACGCAGCACCGACGACAGCGCTGACTTTATAGACATCAGGGCATACTGGTAACCTGCAATACAATACTAATTCATCAGAACAACGAAACCAAGAGCTGCCTATTTAAAATAGGACAACGCTGGGTAACGATGGCATTGTTCCTTTCTAGAGATGTGACAGATGATGCGTCGAAAAAGATCATCAGCTAAAAATCGTTTTTGGAATTGACCCAACGCCTCAAAGCAACTTGTTAAACAACTTCACAGTCTCCAAAAATACCGGCAAATTATAATATCATCAACTAAATAGCAAAAACGTGTTCAGAGAGGCAAtaacgaatgaactggaaagAGATACGGGAAAGAAGTCCCATTCTAGAAAAGACCGTCAGCTTAGTAAATTTCTTGTCGCTCATTAGCCTATCATAATACGCTTGACAGTACACACCAATGCAATTCCTCGGGCCGATACTGAACGCCATGAACGCGCAGGGGTGCCTCAGCGCGGCCCGCTCCGGCAGGAAGCGGTCCGGGTCGAACGTATCCGCGTCGGGGCCCCAGTACTTGGGGTTCCGTTGTGTGCCCCACACAGATGCTATTAGACCACTGCCGGCAGGGAGCACGTGACCTGATGCTGTACGAAAATCTTAACGTTTATTTTGTGGGCTGCTTAATACCTAAATCTATTAGTGTTTCAGAATTCTGAACTATGGACTTAAccacaattaataaataaaaatgatgatgatgatgatgatgaaccttGAGTTTTCTATTGCTTTAGGTTACCTAGGTCATGCACAGCACACAAGTGCATGTATTTGCTATAAACAGTATAAACATATCCAAAGTTCATAAGTTACAAGCTTGAAGAATAATTTTCTGATAAACTTATCCGCATCAAAGTCGTCGCATCGTCTGCAATGCTTTTATTGTAACTTGTATGACAAGCAGATGAATGCTATTATCTACACAAGTACCGATCTAAAATCTGTATATGAATCACATATAGTAATATCAAGTTCTATACAATTTgtagagtaggtatttttctTCATACCAAGTTTTTCTCCTGAATCTATGAGGCTTTATTccctatataaaaaaacaatcactaAACAATGAGCactaacttttatttattattgtttttcatttattttgttacacttgcagctagcagctcttggagctgatgcgtgttaATGTAGTAAATCAGTTTAGAATTTCTTCTTCAGTTGTGATtatatgctgtttgtttccctatgcaataaataaaataaaaattaggaaaCTTACGCAAGGTGACTTCCTGCTCGACCTTCCTGATGAGGAAGGGTCCTGGCGGGAAAAGTCGGAGCGTCTCCTTGATGACACAGTCCAAATACTTCAGCCCCATCAGGTCCTCTTTTTGGAGAAGCCGGTCCGAGTCGCCGAACACTTCGTCCAGTCTACAAATAGGTATGTAACAATTTTCAACTAACTTCTTTATTATCATAGTGTGGTGTGTTTTCCACATGTATgcccataaaaaaatttatacacatgttaaaaaaattatatttaaaaccaAATATCAGATTTTCTACGGCGGACTTTTTTTTCAAGtccatattaaataaatatttgatacaGAAACAAAATACCAACGAAATTCTACaaggttattaaataattatttcattaatcgaaattaaactatttaattcACATATTGGCTTACTATATTACTttgatttagttatttattgttcattcaCATTGGCTGACAACCATTAATGAAacagtatttaattaaaatgaaaatattttatatgtacctacaaattgcacttatgaatgtcaaaattgacaaaaatcatcaaaatatacGGTAAAAAATATACCGCAAATACAGTACAAAGGTTATGAACTTACTCTTCATGGACCTTGTCCTGCACGTGAGGGTACTTGGCCAGGAGGTCGAGCGCGTACCCGATAGCGGAGGCAGTGGAGTCGGTGCTCGCGATGATCAGCGTCAGGATCTCTTCCCGCAGCTCCTCGTTGCTGTACCCGCCCTCGCTGCCAGAGAAGTGGATCAGCAGCTCCAAGAAAGACATGGAGTCGTAGTCTGATAAACCTTACAATAGAAAAGAAGTTACAATAATTGTATAGATGGATAtaattaatccgaaataaaagctttctttttttatatatagttttctATCCATATGTTTAGTGTTAGGACGCAACAAGTGACATAAACATTTTTAGTGTATTGTGATGACTCAATGGTGTATTTTTGATACCGAATTCAGGCGAAGCATCATCGATAATCACCAGCTCCCAGCGCATGGAGGCGCCTACTGCAGGCTGAGTGCAGTTCCGACTATGATGGTACCCTGTCTTGTATGCAAGCGCGAGTTACGATTACCGGAACCGGAGGAGGAGTTCAATTAAAAACGtgacttttgacactgataaaTCATATCCTCAACAAATTCAGATCAAAATTGTAAGGCATTAACACAATCAGAATAGAAAAACAAACGCCTCCCGGTTGTGTCTGCAGCTCAGATGAATTTTATTGGCGCTTCTAAAAATCTTGCAGTATACGCCATGTATGTGTCacggttacatgaaataaatgatttcaaattcaaaattgggaattttttttaaactaattactTACCAATGGTTTGGTCTGCTTTAGGACTTTTAGATTTTTGGGCTTTTAGTTCTTCTTTTTTCTTCATTATCACCTGAACAATTTAAGAGTAATTAGACACCTGAGCAAATCATAATACATCGCCGCAGGAAGGTCAGTTGGTCACTGCttgttttatatttagattatatctttattatttatactgtttatatttctttctaGGCATAGTGTTATCagaattaaattactttattaaatatttttaaacaagatATTTGTCAGAAAACTTACGTGATCAGTGAACCCATGCAAGACCTCGCAGCCGGTCCGCTGCTCGCGGTACAGCGGGAAGCACCGGAACAGCCACTCCGGCTGCAGCCAAAGGTGGAAGACGCGCTCCGCCACCACCCGGGTAACTCGGCCCATCTCCACGAGGAACGGGGACATGTCATCGTCCTGGGCATTTACCTTCACGCCGAGCGTCGTTTCTGTTATCACAAACTTTCATTGTTAACCCATGtaactatttaattatagtagattgttaaccaagagttgaaaggcacccattcccatcgaggtagtttggcgctcgaacgcagtgagagcgccaatactCCGAGACGGAAATGCTACCTTTCACTCTAGTTAAatcactctacttttcatatcgaatgcgaggaaaccaaacaagacaaggcaattttgcaaaatcagtaactaaagtacctaatagacctgCGGCCATGATGTTTTCCCAAGGACTTACTTGTAATCGGAGACTTTTCATGTttgaagataaataacccctatagcgaaaaacatttagattgcaatatttatacaaactgcagtaattttaaaatgattaggttattaatttattatagtatAAAACTctgcgggattgcctcttactttttaattttttactttttagttctaaAACTTccaatagtcaatggcatcccagtcatttagccaacataataaaagtatttaaagaaatttaaaatacaatttaacaaaataaatcaagaataatttattttaacaatttacttacatcattttgataaaaaaacgattcaatgcgggattagtaaatttagaacaattaccaatttttttttatactacgtcggtggcaaacaagcccGCCCGCCAAGcgatacggcccgcctgatgaattgttccaggcggggaaataaagacactatttttcaattttatttccaCCCATTTGCTCGTGGGACagggacgcagaggagtacaccacttttctgcactagagcagaaacgtatcactttctgcgtactttttagaacaacaacgacccactttaaGAGCATGAgacatgaaaaaaaataattaaaagctaGGTACGCTTTATGCCAAAAAATCCttttttataccaaaaatacagtacttacataattttggaaaagagctgatgatactcttcaaactgctcgATCGATTTTATCAAATATAGCTAAGAACTAAATACCGCCAGGAAACTCGCTCTCACGTTAAAGaatcgcatc
This window encodes:
- the LOC134750107 gene encoding cytochrome P450 4c3-like, yielding MIWLVLLLPLLWFAAFRYRRRRMYELASRLPGVGELPLIGSAHKFIGSTEDIMSSLKDVSYAAIEKGGITRVWLGPILYFVSVDPVDLEMVMRTCMEKDDLHRFTRPVIGYGSVFAPVSIWRPRRKILQPAFKPKIVESFVRVFAEQSMKLAHKLGEAGGRKVKLLPYIGAYTLDSSCETTLGVKVNAQDDDMSPFLVEMGRVTRVVAERVFHLWLQPEWLFRCFPLYREQRTGCEVLHGFTDHVIMKKKEELKAQKSKSPKADQTIGLSDYDSMSFLELLIHFSGSEGGYSNEELREEILTLIIASTDSTASAIGYALDLLAKYPHVQDKVHEELDEVFGDSDRLLQKEDLMGLKYLDCVIKETLRLFPPGPFLIRKVEQEVTLPSGHVLPAGSGLIASVWGTQRNPKYWGPDADTFDPDRFLPERAALRHPCAFMAFSIGPRNCIGYQYALMSIKSALSSVLRFHRVRGRVEGGNTPHIRVKIDVMMKAVNGHELTLERRSLRCAPKNL